Proteins from one Arthrobacter sp. Soc17.1.1.1 genomic window:
- the sucC gene encoding ADP-forming succinate--CoA ligase subunit beta, which produces MDLFEYQARDLFEAHGVPVLAGIVAHTPEEAKAAAEKIGGVVVVKAQVKVGGRGKAGGVKVAKTPDEAFSYASDILGMDIKGHTVHTVMIAQGADIAEEYYFSVLLDRSNRNYLAMCSVEGGMEIEQLAVERPEALARIAVDPGTGIDQAKAEEIVDAAGFAPELRSGVINTILKLWDVFVKEDATLVEVNPLVKTGSGDILALDGKVTIDENAGFRHSEHAALEDKDAADPLEAKAKEHDLNYVKLDGQVGIIGNGAGLVMSTLDVVAYAGEAHGGVLPANFLDIGGGASAEVMAAGLDVILGDSQVKSVFVNVFGGITACDAVANGIVKALEILGDEANKPLVVRLDGNNVEEGRRILAEANHPLVTLADTMDEGADKAAALAYGK; this is translated from the coding sequence GTGGACCTGTTCGAATATCAGGCGCGCGATCTTTTCGAGGCACACGGAGTTCCCGTGCTCGCCGGTATCGTGGCGCACACCCCGGAAGAAGCTAAAGCAGCGGCCGAGAAGATCGGCGGCGTCGTCGTCGTCAAGGCCCAGGTCAAGGTCGGCGGCCGCGGCAAGGCCGGCGGCGTCAAGGTGGCCAAGACCCCCGACGAGGCCTTCTCCTACGCCTCGGACATCCTCGGGATGGACATCAAGGGACACACGGTCCACACGGTCATGATCGCGCAGGGCGCGGACATCGCCGAGGAGTACTACTTCTCCGTCCTGCTCGACCGCTCCAACCGCAACTACCTGGCCATGTGCTCGGTGGAGGGCGGCATGGAGATCGAACAGCTCGCCGTCGAACGCCCCGAAGCGCTCGCGCGCATCGCCGTCGACCCCGGCACCGGGATCGACCAGGCCAAGGCCGAGGAGATCGTCGACGCCGCAGGCTTCGCCCCCGAACTCCGCAGTGGCGTCATCAACACCATCCTCAAGCTCTGGGACGTCTTCGTGAAGGAGGACGCCACGCTCGTGGAGGTCAACCCGCTGGTGAAGACCGGAAGCGGCGACATCCTCGCTCTCGACGGCAAGGTCACCATCGACGAGAACGCCGGCTTCCGGCACTCCGAGCACGCCGCGCTCGAGGACAAGGACGCCGCCGATCCGCTCGAGGCCAAGGCCAAGGAGCACGACCTCAACTACGTCAAGCTCGACGGCCAGGTGGGCATCATCGGCAACGGCGCCGGTCTGGTCATGTCCACCCTCGACGTCGTCGCCTACGCCGGCGAGGCCCACGGCGGCGTGCTGCCCGCCAACTTCCTCGACATCGGCGGTGGAGCGTCCGCCGAGGTCATGGCCGCCGGCCTCGACGTCATCCTCGGCGACAGCCAGGTCAAGAGCGTCTTCGTGAACGTCTTCGGCGGCATCACCGCGTGCGACGCCGTCGCCAACGGGATCGTGAAGGCACTCGAGATCCTCGGCGACGAGGCCAACAAGCCCCTCGTGGTGCGCCTCGACGGCAACAACGTCGAAGAGGGCCGCCGCATCCTCGCCGAGGCGAACCACCCGCTGGTCACCCTCGCCGACACCATGGACGAAGGCGCCGACAAGGCTGCCGCGCTGGCCTACGGAAAGTAA
- the sucD gene encoding succinate--CoA ligase subunit alpha, which translates to MSIYLTKDSKVIVQGITGGEGTKHTALMLKAGTQVVGGVNARKAGTTVTHGDVTLPVYGTVEEAIKETGADVSIVFVPPAFTKDAVVEAIEAGIGLVVVITEGVPVQDSAAFWALAQSKVDADGKQITRIIGPNCPGIITPGEALVGITPANITGKGGVGLVSKSGTLTYQMMYELRDLGFSTAIGIGGDPVIGTTHIDALAAFEADPETKAIVMIGEIGGDAEERAAEFIKANVTKPVVGYVAGFTAPEGKTMGHAGAIVSGSAGTAQAKKEALEAAGVKVGKTPSETATLLREVYATL; encoded by the coding sequence ATGTCTATCTACCTCACCAAGGACTCCAAGGTCATCGTCCAGGGCATCACGGGCGGTGAGGGCACCAAGCACACCGCCCTCATGCTGAAGGCCGGCACCCAGGTGGTCGGCGGCGTCAACGCCCGCAAGGCCGGCACCACCGTCACCCACGGCGACGTCACGCTGCCCGTGTACGGCACCGTCGAGGAAGCCATCAAGGAGACCGGCGCCGACGTGTCGATCGTCTTCGTCCCGCCGGCCTTCACCAAGGACGCCGTCGTGGAGGCCATCGAGGCCGGCATCGGCCTCGTCGTCGTCATCACCGAAGGCGTGCCCGTGCAGGACTCGGCCGCCTTCTGGGCCCTCGCCCAGTCGAAGGTCGACGCCGACGGGAAGCAGATCACGCGCATCATCGGCCCGAACTGCCCCGGCATCATCACGCCCGGTGAAGCGCTCGTCGGCATCACGCCGGCGAACATCACCGGCAAGGGCGGCGTGGGCCTCGTGTCCAAGTCCGGCACCCTGACGTACCAGATGATGTACGAGCTCCGCGACCTCGGTTTCTCCACCGCGATCGGCATCGGCGGCGACCCGGTCATCGGCACCACCCACATCGACGCCCTCGCGGCGTTCGAAGCGGACCCCGAGACCAAGGCCATCGTGATGATCGGCGAGATCGGCGGAGACGCCGAAGAGCGTGCCGCCGAGTTCATCAAGGCGAACGTCACCAAGCCGGTCGTCGGCTACGTGGCGGGCTTCACGGCCCCCGAGGGGAAGACCATGGGCCACGCCGGTGCCATCGTCTCCGGATCCGCCGGGACCGCACAGGCCAAGAAGGAGGCCCTCGAGGCCGCGGGCGTCAAGGTCGGCAAGACGCCGTCCGAGACCGCGACGCTGCTCCGCGAGGTCTACGCCACGCTCTGA
- a CDS encoding sugar porter family MFS transporter, translating to MSSTTRHGTAAGADGATQRRYLRRATWVATLGGLLFGFDTGVINGALPFMVDDLRLTAFTEGLVASSLVFGAAFGALAGGRLADAYGRKKMIIVLAIVFLVGTLGTALAPDVTVMVVSRLVLGLAVGGASVMVPIFLAELSPAGRRGQVVTRNELMIVTGQLLAFSTSAFLGNVFGDSHGIWRWMLVLATLPAIGLWIGMHFVPESPRWLAGQGAFGGALGVLQRLRPPAVARQEYEEVRSMAIEDRERDEAGFRDLRVPWLRRIVVVGLGLAVIQQITGVNSIMYYGTQILVVAGFGTQAALTANIANGVISVGATFVGIWLLGKVGRRPMLLVGQMGTTSALLTIGIVSLLVPEGTVRGFLVLSLTVTFLAFQQGAISPVTWLMLSEIFPMRLRGLGMGAAVFVLWMVNFAVSLSFPILMEAIGISSTFFVFVVLGIAAIVFARRYIPETRGRSLEELEQEFKSATGTPRR from the coding sequence ATGAGCAGTACGACGAGGCACGGCACGGCGGCAGGCGCCGACGGCGCCACGCAGCGCAGGTACCTGCGGCGCGCCACCTGGGTGGCCACGCTGGGCGGTCTGCTCTTCGGCTTCGACACCGGGGTGATCAACGGGGCCCTGCCGTTCATGGTGGACGACCTGCGGCTCACGGCCTTCACGGAGGGGCTCGTGGCGAGCTCGCTGGTGTTCGGAGCGGCGTTCGGGGCCCTCGCCGGCGGCAGGCTGGCCGATGCCTACGGGCGGAAGAAGATGATCATCGTGCTCGCGATCGTCTTCCTGGTCGGGACCCTCGGCACCGCCCTCGCCCCGGATGTCACCGTCATGGTGGTGTCGCGGCTCGTCCTGGGGCTCGCCGTGGGCGGCGCGTCCGTGATGGTGCCGATCTTCCTCGCGGAGCTGTCACCCGCCGGACGGCGCGGACAGGTGGTGACGCGCAACGAACTGATGATCGTGACCGGACAGCTGCTCGCCTTCAGTACCAGTGCCTTCCTCGGGAACGTGTTCGGTGACAGCCACGGCATCTGGCGCTGGATGCTCGTCCTGGCGACCCTCCCGGCCATCGGCCTGTGGATCGGGATGCACTTCGTGCCGGAGAGTCCCCGCTGGCTGGCCGGTCAGGGCGCCTTCGGTGGCGCCCTGGGCGTGCTGCAGCGGCTCCGTCCCCCGGCCGTGGCACGGCAGGAGTACGAGGAGGTCAGGTCGATGGCCATCGAGGACCGCGAACGCGACGAGGCGGGCTTCCGCGACCTGCGCGTGCCGTGGCTCCGCCGGATCGTGGTGGTGGGCCTCGGCCTCGCCGTCATCCAGCAGATCACCGGCGTGAACTCGATCATGTACTACGGCACGCAGATCCTCGTCGTCGCGGGCTTCGGGACGCAGGCGGCGCTGACGGCGAACATCGCGAACGGGGTCATCTCGGTGGGTGCCACCTTCGTGGGGATCTGGTTGCTGGGCAAGGTGGGGCGCCGGCCCATGCTGCTGGTGGGCCAGATGGGGACGACGTCGGCCCTGCTCACCATCGGGATCGTCTCGCTGCTGGTCCCCGAAGGCACGGTGCGGGGCTTCCTCGTCCTGTCCCTGACGGTGACGTTCCTCGCCTTCCAGCAGGGCGCCATCTCGCCCGTGACCTGGCTGATGCTGTCGGAGATCTTCCCCATGCGCCTGCGCGGCCTCGGCATGGGCGCCGCCGTGTTCGTCCTGTGGATGGTCAACTTCGCCGTGAGCCTCAGCTTCCCGATCCTCATGGAGGCCATCGGGATCTCGAGCACGTTCTTCGTGTTCGTGGTCCTCGGGATCGCGGCGATCGTCTTCGCCCGCCGCTACATCCCCGAAACCCGCGGGCGGAGCCTCGAGGAACTCGAGCAGGAGTTCAAGTCCGCCACGGGGACACCCCGGCGGTAG
- a CDS encoding zinc-dependent alcohol dehydrogenase family protein encodes MRATIIHGPGDIRVEDRDYPTIIRPTDAVVRVTASCVCGSDLWPYRGVRPTKEPKAIGHEFVGVVESVGDDVADLAVGDFVIAPFVDSCGKCPQCLNGVTVACDHLAGWGSTDEHGDFLQGGQGEAVRVPQADGTLRKVEGVSEPDAALTASLLTLSDVMSTGHHAAVSANVGPGSTVVVVGDGAVGLCGVLAAKRLGAARIIAMSRHEDRQALAREFGATDIVAERGDEGVAKVRDLLGGVLADSVLECVGTKESMDQALRSTRPGGHLGFVGVPAGGPELPIGVLFAKNITVGGGMAPAHTYIPELLKDVLDGTINPGRVFDVEMPLEDAAEAYRAMDERRAIKVLLKP; translated from the coding sequence ATGCGCGCCACCATCATCCACGGACCGGGCGATATCCGCGTCGAGGACCGCGACTACCCGACCATCATCCGTCCCACCGACGCCGTCGTCCGCGTGACGGCCTCGTGTGTCTGCGGCTCGGACCTCTGGCCCTACCGGGGGGTCCGGCCCACCAAGGAGCCCAAGGCGATCGGCCACGAGTTCGTCGGTGTGGTGGAGTCCGTCGGCGACGACGTGGCGGACCTCGCGGTCGGCGACTTCGTGATCGCGCCCTTCGTGGACAGCTGCGGGAAGTGCCCGCAGTGCCTCAACGGCGTGACGGTCGCGTGCGACCATCTCGCCGGCTGGGGCAGCACCGACGAGCACGGCGACTTCCTGCAGGGCGGCCAGGGCGAAGCCGTGCGCGTCCCGCAGGCCGACGGCACGCTGCGCAAGGTCGAGGGTGTCTCGGAGCCCGACGCCGCCCTGACGGCCAGCCTCCTGACCCTCTCCGACGTCATGTCCACCGGACATCACGCCGCCGTGTCGGCGAACGTGGGCCCGGGCAGCACCGTGGTGGTGGTCGGTGACGGGGCCGTGGGCCTCTGCGGCGTCCTCGCGGCCAAGCGCCTCGGCGCTGCACGCATCATCGCGATGTCACGCCACGAGGACCGCCAGGCGCTCGCCCGTGAGTTCGGGGCGACCGACATCGTGGCCGAGCGTGGCGACGAGGGCGTGGCGAAGGTGCGTGACCTGCTCGGGGGAGTGCTCGCCGACTCGGTGCTCGAGTGCGTGGGCACCAAGGAGTCCATGGACCAGGCGCTGCGCAGCACGCGGCCCGGCGGCCACCTCGGCTTCGTGGGTGTGCCGGCAGGCGGACCGGAACTGCCCATCGGCGTCCTGTTCGCGAAGAACATCACGGTGGGCGGCGGCATGGCTCCCGCCCACACCTACATCCCCGAACTGCTGAAGGACGTCCTCGACGGGACGATCAACCCCGGGCGCGTGTTCGACGTCGAGATGCCCCTCGAGGACGCCGCCGAGGCGTACCGGGCCATGGACGAGCGCCGGGCCATCAAGGTGCTGCTCAAGCCCTGA
- a CDS encoding SRPBCC family protein, with protein sequence MTTTPGTDPYLIARERIIHAPAGQIFEVLATPALHSVIDGSGTVRGEQPGGPARLSLGARFGMDMRMGAPYRILNRVVEFEEGRRIAWRHFSAHVWRYTLEPHGDATLVREEWDGRAVPWRFVFRLTGFTRRHPASIEATLGKLEDHVLQQRDAA encoded by the coding sequence ATGACGACGACGCCCGGCACGGACCCCTACCTCATCGCGCGCGAACGGATCATCCATGCGCCCGCCGGACAGATCTTCGAGGTCCTCGCGACCCCGGCCCTCCACAGCGTGATCGACGGGTCCGGGACCGTGCGCGGCGAGCAGCCCGGCGGTCCGGCGCGACTGTCGCTGGGCGCGAGATTCGGGATGGACATGAGGATGGGCGCGCCCTACAGGATCCTGAACCGGGTGGTCGAGTTCGAGGAGGGCCGCCGCATCGCCTGGCGGCACTTCTCGGCCCACGTCTGGCGCTACACGCTCGAACCCCACGGCGACGCGACCCTGGTGCGGGAGGAATGGGACGGCCGCGCCGTGCCGTGGAGGTTCGTCTTCCGGCTGACCGGCTTCACCCGCAGGCACCCCGCGAGCATCGAGGCGACACTCGGCAAGCTCGAGGACCACGTCCTGCAGCAGCGCGACGCCGCCTAG
- a CDS encoding S1C family serine protease encodes MDEQEALDAYSAAVVRIAESTLPSVAAVSVQTARGTGAGSASVISTSGHLLTSAHVVAGAQRTEVAFGDGSVLRARVVGSDPLSDLAVLEADGSTPPPVPWRDAAKLRVGQLVVALGNPLGMAGSVTAGIVSALGRSLPTLSGRVVDEVIQTDASLNPGNSGGVLADSAGRMVGVNTAVAGIGLGLAVPINATTREIIDALITRGRVRRAWLGVVGAQIGLSPELAARVGSRTGMQVASVVAGSPAAGAGARAGDIVISLDHLPVRSATGIQRLMVETAIGRRMEMTVWRNGALVDIVVQPEELRVP; translated from the coding sequence ATGGACGAGCAGGAGGCTCTCGACGCGTACTCGGCGGCGGTCGTACGGATCGCCGAGTCCACCCTGCCGTCGGTGGCGGCGGTGTCGGTGCAGACCGCGCGCGGCACCGGGGCAGGCAGTGCGTCGGTCATCTCGACCAGCGGGCACCTGCTGACGAGCGCCCACGTGGTCGCCGGCGCACAGCGCACCGAGGTCGCGTTCGGCGACGGATCCGTCCTCCGGGCGCGCGTCGTGGGCAGCGATCCGCTGTCGGACCTCGCCGTCCTCGAGGCCGACGGCAGCACCCCGCCGCCCGTGCCCTGGAGGGACGCCGCGAAGCTGCGCGTCGGACAGCTCGTGGTCGCGCTCGGCAACCCGCTGGGCATGGCAGGCAGCGTCACCGCGGGGATCGTGTCCGCGCTCGGCCGGTCGCTGCCCACACTCTCCGGGCGCGTGGTGGACGAGGTCATCCAGACCGACGCGAGCCTGAACCCGGGCAACAGCGGAGGCGTGCTCGCCGACAGTGCCGGGCGCATGGTCGGCGTCAACACCGCCGTCGCCGGCATCGGACTCGGCCTGGCCGTACCGATCAATGCGACCACCCGGGAGATCATCGACGCGCTCATCACCCGTGGCCGGGTCCGGCGCGCATGGCTGGGGGTGGTCGGGGCCCAGATCGGCCTCAGCCCCGAACTCGCGGCCCGCGTGGGATCGCGCACCGGGATGCAGGTGGCCTCCGTCGTCGCGGGCAGCCCTGCCGCAGGCGCCGGGGCACGCGCCGGCGATATCGTCATCTCCCTGGATCATCTCCCCGTCCGCAGCGCGACGGGGATCCAGCGGCTGATGGTCGAGACGGCGATCGGACGCCGGATGGAGATGACGGTCTGGCGCAATGGGGCCCTAGTGGACATCGTCGTCCAGCCCGAGGAACTGCGCGTCCCCTGA
- a CDS encoding VIT1/CCC1 transporter family protein, whose translation MRRRTTPTGAPVTPPEQSPSRDDIRRWRQYLADERAEAATYRDLARRRTGEEREILLGLADAERRHEAHWLALLGDDVGRPQRPSFRNRLLGLLARRFGSVFILALAQRAEGRSPYGTDPSATSAMVADEQIHEEVVRGLATRGRNRLSGNFRAAVFGANDGLVSNLALVMGIGATGVSTSFILFSGLAGLLAGALSMGAGEYVSVRSQRELLSATRPTQITLTAAKELDIDANELVLVYRARGMTPAAAEHRAAERLGLYSCDCDPSFSLQPEEDEDVDQHEAVGTGLGAAASSFCFFASGAIIPVLPYLVGLGGLTAVVVACVLVGLALMATGAVVALLSGASPLRLALRQLAIGLGAAGVTYLLGLLFGTSVA comes from the coding sequence ATGCGCAGGCGCACGACACCCACCGGAGCACCCGTGACACCCCCCGAACAGTCCCCCTCCCGCGACGACATCCGCCGGTGGCGCCAGTACCTCGCCGACGAGCGTGCGGAGGCCGCCACCTACCGGGACCTCGCCCGACGCCGGACCGGCGAGGAGCGGGAGATCCTCCTCGGCCTCGCCGACGCCGAACGCCGCCACGAGGCGCACTGGCTGGCCCTTCTCGGCGACGACGTCGGACGCCCCCAGCGCCCCTCCTTCCGCAACCGGCTCCTCGGCCTGCTCGCGCGGCGCTTCGGGTCCGTCTTCATCCTGGCCCTCGCGCAGCGCGCCGAAGGCCGCTCCCCCTACGGGACGGATCCCTCCGCAACGAGCGCCATGGTGGCCGACGAGCAGATCCACGAGGAGGTGGTGCGGGGCCTCGCCACCCGTGGCCGCAACCGGCTCTCCGGCAACTTCAGGGCCGCCGTCTTCGGGGCGAACGACGGCCTCGTCAGCAATCTCGCGCTCGTCATGGGTATCGGTGCCACAGGCGTCTCCACCTCGTTCATCCTGTTCAGCGGCCTGGCCGGGCTGCTCGCGGGCGCCCTGTCCATGGGCGCCGGCGAGTACGTCTCGGTCCGCTCGCAGCGCGAGCTGCTCTCGGCGACACGCCCCACGCAGATCACCCTCACCGCGGCCAAGGAACTGGACATCGACGCCAACGAGCTGGTGCTCGTCTACCGGGCGCGCGGCATGACGCCGGCGGCGGCGGAGCACCGGGCGGCGGAGCGGCTCGGCCTGTACAGCTGTGACTGCGATCCGAGCTTCTCCCTGCAGCCCGAGGAGGACGAGGACGTCGACCAGCACGAGGCGGTCGGGACCGGCCTCGGCGCCGCCGCCTCCAGCTTCTGCTTCTTCGCCTCGGGCGCCATCATCCCGGTGCTGCCGTATCTCGTCGGCCTCGGCGGCCTGACCGCCGTCGTCGTGGCCTGCGTACTCGTGGGGCTGGCCCTGATGGCCACCGGCGCCGTGGTCGCCCTGCTCTCCGGCGCGTCACCGCTGCGCCTCGCGCTGCGGCAGCTCGCCATCGGACTCGGTGCCGCCGGCGTGACCTACCTGCTCGGCCTGCTCTTCGGCACCTCGGTGGCCTGA